Proteins encoded within one genomic window of Citrobacter amalonaticus Y19:
- the wecB gene encoding non-hydrolyzing UDP-N-acetylglucosamine 2-epimerase, whose amino-acid sequence MQKLKVMTIVGTRPEIIRLSRTIAKLDAYCEHTLVHTGQNYDYELNQIFFDDLGIRTPDVFLECAGSSAAETMAQVISKSEEVFVKFQPDALLILGDTNSALAAITAKRKKIPIFHMEAGNRCFDLRVPEEINRKIVDHIADVNMPYSDIAREYLIREGLRPDLIIKTGSPMDEVLNYYHDKIKASTIVQYLSLTAKEYFLVSVHREENVDSDKNIHSYVQVLNELAEKYGYPIIVSTHPRTRKKIEALNLQFHPLVNLLKPLGFSDYVRLQMDAKVVLSDSGTITEESSILNFPALNIREAQERPEGFEEGAAMFTGMSIDRILQAINILENQPRGSTRLINKVNDYIAPNVSDKVLRIILSYTDYVNRVIWRKSL is encoded by the coding sequence ATGCAAAAATTGAAAGTGATGACTATTGTCGGCACACGACCTGAAATTATCAGGCTATCACGTACTATTGCAAAACTTGATGCTTATTGTGAACATACTTTAGTACATACTGGTCAAAATTATGATTATGAACTTAATCAAATTTTTTTTGATGATCTAGGTATTCGTACACCTGATGTTTTTTTAGAATGTGCTGGGAGTAGTGCTGCTGAAACTATGGCACAAGTCATCAGTAAATCAGAAGAAGTATTTGTAAAATTCCAACCTGATGCTTTATTAATTCTTGGTGATACAAATAGTGCTTTAGCAGCTATAACAGCCAAGCGTAAAAAAATTCCTATTTTTCATATGGAAGCTGGTAACCGCTGCTTTGACCTGCGTGTACCAGAAGAAATTAATAGAAAAATCGTTGATCATATCGCAGATGTTAACATGCCTTATAGTGACATTGCACGAGAATATCTTATCAGAGAAGGGCTCAGACCAGATTTAATAATTAAAACGGGGAGCCCAATGGATGAGGTGTTAAATTATTATCATGATAAAATTAAGGCATCTACCATTGTTCAATATTTATCTTTGACAGCGAAAGAATATTTTTTGGTTAGTGTTCATCGTGAAGAAAATGTTGATTCTGATAAAAATATCCATAGCTATGTACAAGTGCTAAATGAGCTGGCTGAAAAATACGGATATCCGATCATTGTTTCTACACATCCAAGAACAAGAAAGAAAATCGAAGCGCTAAACTTACAATTTCATCCTCTAGTGAATCTTTTAAAGCCACTAGGATTTAGTGATTATGTACGCCTACAGATGGATGCAAAAGTTGTATTAAGTGATAGCGGAACCATTACTGAGGAATCTTCTATTTTAAATTTCCCTGCTCTAAATATTAGGGAAGCTCAGGAACGACCTGAAGGTTTCGAAGAGGGAGCAGCGATGTTCACAGGGATGAGTATTGATAGAATTTTGCAAGCTATTAATATTCTTGAGAACCAACCTCGTGGTAGCACGAGGCTAATTAATAAAGTTAACGACTATATAGCACCTAATGTTTCAGACAAAGTTCTTCGGATAATACTGAGTTATACGGATTACGTTAATCGTGTTATATGGAGAAAGTCGCTTTGA
- a CDS encoding dTDP-4-dehydrorhamnose reductase family protein has translation MLNVMILGVTGMLGYSLYANLNDYKNLNITGTARNLLGKEQYFNPQAKNIILDVDATDIDSIDNAMKSVNPDIVINCIGLIKQHEISKQHVDAIKINALLPHQLADLCNKHNARLIQFSTDCVFDGKIGLYRESDIPNSTDLYGKSKCLGEVNYGKHLTLRTSIIGHELNSSVSLVDWFLSQSTEVNGYSKAIFSGLPTCYIAKLLAEKIIVNDSLKGLYHLSAEPIDKCTLISLVSEIYGKSIKINKSETLIIDRSLDSTRLREATGFIPPTWYELIKFMFNDYVTRYSPCKN, from the coding sequence ATGTTGAATGTCATGATCTTAGGTGTTACAGGGATGCTTGGTTATAGTCTTTATGCCAATCTAAATGACTATAAAAACCTGAATATAACTGGCACAGCACGCAATCTTCTTGGGAAAGAGCAATATTTTAATCCACAAGCAAAGAATATTATTCTTGATGTCGACGCTACCGATATCGATAGCATCGACAATGCGATGAAATCAGTTAACCCTGATATTGTTATAAATTGCATTGGTCTAATTAAACAGCATGAAATCTCCAAGCAACATGTTGATGCTATTAAAATTAATGCTTTATTACCTCATCAATTAGCGGATTTATGCAATAAACACAATGCCAGGCTTATTCAATTCTCTACAGATTGTGTATTCGATGGAAAAATAGGGTTATACCGTGAGTCAGATATACCTAATTCGACGGACCTATATGGTAAGTCGAAATGTCTTGGTGAGGTCAATTACGGCAAACACTTAACCCTAAGAACATCTATCATTGGCCATGAGCTTAATTCCTCCGTTAGCTTAGTTGACTGGTTCTTAAGTCAATCTACTGAAGTGAATGGCTATTCAAAGGCGATATTTTCTGGTCTACCCACTTGTTATATTGCTAAACTTTTGGCTGAGAAAATTATAGTCAATGATAGCTTAAAGGGGTTATATCATCTCTCGGCCGAGCCAATAGATAAATGCACATTGATCTCATTGGTTTCAGAGATATATGGTAAATCTATTAAAATAAATAAATCCGAGACGTTGATAATTGATCGCTCGCTTGATTCAACAAGATTGAGAGAAGCAACTGGATTTATTCCACCAACGTGGTATGAGTTGATTAAGTTTATGTTTAATGACTATGTTACGAGGTATTCTCCATGCAAAAATTGA
- a CDS encoding polysaccharide biosynthesis protein, with product MFKNKTLLITGGTGSFGNAVLQRFLNTEINEIRIFSRDEKKQDDMRKHFKSDKLKFYIGDVRDYQSVSNAMRGVDYIYHAAALKQVPSCEFYPLEAVKTNVLGTENVLEAAITHGVKRVVCLSTDKAVYPINAMGISKAMMEKVIVAKSRNLTHTNTTICCTRYGNVMASRGSVIPLFIRQVVNDDAITITDPNMTRFMMTLDDAVDLVLYAFEHGRNGDIFVQKAPAATIDILVKALLDIMHKPKHPINVIGTRHGEKQYEALCSREEMFVAQEEGNYYRVPADNRDLNYSKYFEHGDKNLSLVEDYNSHNTHQLDIEGMKTLLRKLDFIREIENGHLFIPEGV from the coding sequence ATGTTTAAGAATAAAACACTTTTAATAACAGGTGGCACTGGTTCATTTGGGAACGCTGTTCTCCAACGGTTTTTAAATACAGAAATAAATGAGATTAGAATTTTTTCTCGAGATGAAAAAAAGCAAGATGACATGCGTAAGCATTTCAAATCAGATAAATTGAAATTCTATATTGGTGATGTGCGCGATTATCAGAGTGTTTCAAATGCTATGCGCGGTGTTGACTATATATACCATGCCGCTGCTTTAAAACAAGTACCATCGTGCGAGTTCTATCCCTTGGAAGCGGTTAAGACAAACGTATTAGGTACAGAGAATGTTTTAGAGGCCGCCATCACTCATGGAGTAAAAAGAGTAGTATGCCTAAGTACTGATAAAGCCGTATACCCAATCAATGCAATGGGGATTTCTAAAGCAATGATGGAAAAAGTCATCGTTGCCAAAAGTCGCAATTTAACTCATACAAACACAACTATCTGCTGCACTCGTTATGGCAATGTCATGGCTTCCAGAGGATCTGTGATTCCACTGTTTATCAGACAGGTTGTTAATGATGATGCTATCACTATTACAGACCCTAATATGACCCGCTTCATGATGACATTAGATGATGCGGTTGATCTTGTCTTATATGCCTTTGAACATGGACGGAATGGCGATATATTCGTACAAAAGGCACCAGCAGCGACTATAGATATTTTAGTTAAGGCATTATTAGATATCATGCATAAGCCAAAACATCCAATCAATGTTATTGGTACTCGTCATGGCGAAAAACAATATGAAGCACTTTGTAGTCGTGAAGAGATGTTTGTTGCGCAAGAGGAAGGGAACTATTATCGAGTGCCCGCAGATAACCGTGATCTTAATTATTCCAAGTATTTTGAACATGGTGATAAGAATCTTAGCTTAGTGGAGGATTATAATTCTCATAATACGCATCAATTAGATATTGAAGGTATGAAGACACTTCTGCGAAAACTTGATTTTATCCGTGAGATTGAAAATGGTCATCTCTTTATTCCGGAAGGAGTATAA
- a CDS encoding glycosyltransferase family 4 protein encodes MHRIFINALSAKVGGGKTYISNLLTNIPDQECEIYITCPDKLIIPNDKRIKYLETKFASHNIFFRMLWEFFYLPFLLLILRRNILFVPGGMDFTVFTFGIPKVTMFRNMLPFDSKALSELPGRKLKIKNIILKTLMSRTMKTADSVIFISNYARNKIKDMIEIKSYQVIPHGISDHFTPNIVTDLALSQGETKYILYVSRFEPYKNHLNLLKAYASLPDYLKKNYHLILVGEPMEPAYSDCLHFVEENNLQEQVIFKGKVAYEELPSVYKSAALFVYPSSCENCPNILLEAIGCGLPVIASKTEPMPEFAKDSALYFDEKDSDDIAHKINLVLNNPAELNEMSKKSISLREDYMWKKTALKTWEYLDIIGDKNV; translated from the coding sequence ATGCACCGAATTTTTATTAATGCGCTATCAGCTAAGGTTGGAGGAGGCAAAACCTATATCAGCAACTTACTAACTAATATACCTGATCAAGAGTGTGAGATTTACATTACCTGTCCTGATAAGTTAATAATTCCAAATGATAAAAGAATTAAATATTTAGAAACTAAGTTCGCCAGCCATAATATATTTTTCAGGATGTTGTGGGAGTTTTTCTATCTTCCATTCTTACTGTTGATTCTTCGTAGGAATATACTATTTGTTCCTGGCGGCATGGATTTCACCGTTTTCACTTTTGGGATACCCAAAGTGACAATGTTTAGAAACATGCTGCCTTTTGATTCGAAAGCTCTAAGTGAGCTTCCTGGTCGAAAATTGAAGATAAAAAATATAATATTAAAAACTTTGATGTCACGTACTATGAAGACAGCTGATAGTGTCATTTTTATTTCTAATTATGCCAGAAATAAAATTAAAGACATGATAGAAATAAAATCTTATCAGGTCATACCTCATGGAATATCTGATCATTTTACTCCTAACATAGTGACTGATTTAGCTTTAAGTCAAGGTGAGACAAAGTACATTCTCTACGTATCCCGATTTGAACCATATAAGAACCATTTGAATTTATTAAAGGCATATGCATCCTTACCTGATTACCTGAAAAAAAATTATCATCTGATTCTTGTTGGTGAACCGATGGAGCCCGCTTACTCCGATTGCTTACACTTTGTTGAAGAAAATAACCTTCAAGAACAGGTTATTTTCAAAGGGAAAGTAGCCTATGAGGAACTCCCCTCTGTGTATAAGTCTGCGGCACTATTTGTTTATCCTTCTTCGTGTGAGAATTGCCCTAATATTCTACTAGAAGCCATCGGATGCGGACTTCCTGTTATTGCATCTAAAACTGAACCTATGCCAGAGTTTGCGAAAGATTCGGCACTATATTTCGATGAAAAAGATTCTGATGATATTGCACATAAAATAAATTTAGTTTTGAATAATCCAGCAGAGCTGAACGAAATGAGTAAAAAATCTATCTCCTTGAGAGAAGACTATATGTGGAAAAAAACAGCGCTTAAAACTTGGGAATACCTTGATATAATTGGAGACAAAAATGTTTAA
- a CDS encoding glycosyl transferase, whose product MKILIINFHYPPSTTAHSYRWSLLRDYFLKHNHSVDYICGGQASENDKENGICRVNFPYTIKKNDIGLTQGIPIKRNLFKSKFISISKYLYRKFFWPDGLWHWLPLALYEVYKRRKVKYDLVVGYSPTFSAIIASYFYKKINDQVRFIVDFGDPFSVSSEMPVNNYFLYGKLNHWVENKIFNAADLISFTNEKTYNLYKSAHSDISKFEVIPHLVNIDDFYTNSEPKFGEKYKVGYVGAFHKGIREPDLVVEKILGLPDLFAAKCQFDFYGPLNGTSLSDSGRLIYHGVVERHEALHLMKSFDIIINVENESCPMTPSKIYECMATGKPILNFLSSTGLSSFNNYPLVLNIDRNTHSSQIEKFIIDNVNKNLSREIVDEILTGKTLSSIGDQYLSLVGD is encoded by the coding sequence CGTGGATTATATTTGTGGTGGACAAGCCTCTGAGAATGATAAAGAGAATGGAATATGTAGAGTAAATTTCCCATATACAATCAAGAAAAATGACATCGGTCTTACTCAAGGTATTCCAATAAAAAGAAATTTGTTCAAATCAAAATTCATATCGATTTCTAAGTACTTATACAGAAAGTTTTTTTGGCCTGATGGACTGTGGCACTGGCTTCCGCTTGCGTTGTATGAGGTTTACAAAAGGCGAAAAGTGAAATATGACCTTGTCGTGGGATATAGCCCTACTTTTTCAGCAATAATAGCATCTTATTTTTATAAAAAGATCAATGATCAAGTTAGATTCATTGTTGACTTTGGAGATCCTTTCTCCGTATCTTCAGAGATGCCAGTAAATAATTATTTTTTATATGGAAAGCTAAATCATTGGGTCGAGAATAAAATATTTAATGCTGCTGACCTGATTTCCTTTACCAATGAGAAAACTTACAATCTATATAAAAGTGCACATTCAGATATTAGCAAATTTGAAGTAATACCTCATCTGGTCAATATTGATGATTTCTATACCAATTCTGAACCTAAATTTGGTGAGAAATACAAGGTCGGATATGTTGGGGCCTTTCACAAAGGTATCAGGGAACCGGATCTAGTAGTAGAAAAGATTCTTGGCTTACCGGACCTGTTTGCTGCAAAGTGTCAATTTGATTTTTACGGCCCGTTGAATGGAACTAGCTTATCTGATTCAGGAAGATTAATATATCATGGAGTTGTTGAGCGACATGAAGCATTACATTTAATGAAGTCATTTGATATAATAATCAACGTTGAAAATGAGTCATGTCCCATGACGCCAAGTAAAATTTACGAGTGCATGGCGACAGGTAAGCCAATATTAAATTTCCTTAGCTCAACAGGATTGTCAAGCTTCAATAATTATCCCCTTGTTCTTAATATAGATAGAAATACACACTCCTCGCAGATAGAGAAATTCATTATTGACAATGTTAATAAGAATTTATCAAGAGAAATTGTCGACGAAATACTAACTGGAAAAACTCTTTCCTCCATTGGTGATCAGTATTTGAGTTTGGTTGGAGATTAA